Below is a window of Ahaetulla prasina isolate Xishuangbanna chromosome 1, ASM2864084v1, whole genome shotgun sequence DNA.
AGCTATTATTTTAATAGGGATAAAAGATCGGCCCCAGAAataaccgcccccccccccagtaaaaGAGGGGTGTGAATTGGCAAACAACCACAAACAAACGGATTAAACCCCGTTCCCAACGGAGGCGCTTCATTTTCCAACCTTCGTTTcaactcatttagtgaccgttcaaatttacgacagctctgaaaaaagtgacctaacgGCCATTTTTAGCAACTCCTGCGGCTTCCCTCCGGGACAGCCTCCTGGCGTCCTctctcaacggggaagccaggtttcTCGTAATAGCTgtcttactaagttaacaactgcagtgattcgcttaacgacgatGACAAAAAAGGGCATAAAAGGAGCCTTTTACGTAGCAGTGGAAATTTGAGGCTCCTTTGCGAGCCCTAAGCATGTCAGAAGCCGAacttggaaggttgcaaatagggaccacaaggatgctgcagcggtcagaatgtgtgaaaaatggccacgagtcccttttttcaggcccgttgtaactttgaacggtcattaagtggGGCACCCCTTGAATTCCCCAGCGCTGaacccggggggggggcgggtaTCCTAAAAGCCACAGGAGGAGAGGATATGGGAAGCGAAGTGGGGGAGTCCAATTTTCTGGCTCTGTCGAAGAAAAGAGGGCCGAAGAAACAACCACCCTGCAAGGAAGGCCAGTCGCTTTCTTAGACGGAGAGACCAAAGAGTGCAAATTGTCCAAAGAGCTCCACCAGTTTAGAAAAAAACTGGAATTTGATGGCACGCGGGACTGccatcttgcctttcttttttttttaccatgacTGCAGTGAGGAGGGGGCCGGGCTGGATGACCTCAAGAGGCCCCCTTCCCAGTCTCACGAAGGCTATGCAATTTTTATGCTTGGGCGCAGCGTTCCCGTCTCATGCCAAATAGGACTTTGGTCTCCTCCTTTGGGGAGCTGTACTCTgcccacctcccacccccaaaTCTCAGGCCAATTTTTATTGGGGGGTGGAAGTTCTCTGAAGATACCTAGAAATCAACGCTAGCCAgccttcttcctctccccccccccacccacataGCCAAGGGGGAAGGGACGGATGGCCCCTGGAGTCTGGAAACATGAAGCATCTCCTGTCCCTcattgggtggggaggggggagagcagAGGGAGCCCCCTCCCCATGGCCTTGCTGGTCCTTTCTCTTGTATTAATAGTGGCGGCGACGATAATGATGATTAACCAAGTAGCCAAGATAATGGGTGTGCCCGCGagtttctctttcctcccccctccccaatttgtCAGGTGTGGAGTTGCAAGGGGGCGCCCTCCGTCCAGCATTCCTGGTGGGGGCcatttgtggggagggggggccgCAGACGGGACTGAGAAATGGGCCCCTGGTGGCCTTTGTCCCATTTTCTATCACCagcgacaataaagttattttggATTAAATCTGGCGGGGTTTGTGTGATTTATCGGAGGCTGGCTTCAagcaacacaaacacacacacacacacaaaggtccATTTAAGCACACAAttgtgcacaggtagtcctcgatttaacaaCGGCTCATtgagggaccgttcaaagttacgacgtctCTGAAAAAGAGCGACGTACAACTGTCATTCGCACTTAAGGGCTGTCGCTGCAACAGCCtgaaaaattcagacacttggcaagtgcttcacatttatgacggtcacaatgttcctgtgtgtgtgtgtgtcaaatgaTCCCCCTTGTGTGACCTTCCAATGAGGAAAAtcggtggggaagccagattcgcttagcaaGCAGGTTACTAACGTGCCAAGTGCAgcgcttcacttaacaacggcaagaaaggtcataacatggggcaaaactcgcttgagAAAAGGTTTCACTTAGCGATGCAAATTTcgggctccattgcggtcgtaagttgaaggtTACCTGTGTTTGCGATGCCTTCCCAGTGATGTCAACTTAGGACTACAAGTGGGATCGGAATGTCCGTCATTAAGCAAAGTGCTTATCTTGCTTCACAgccactgttctgtcccccttcgcctccgtccgagcgatgacttaattagctggcaactatcagctctggcagcaaactagcaagcatctgccaagtgtctctgttatctctcttgatgccgatgagtcaaccaggaacaaacagtacttcagctctagttaagcagttgatttgcttgctacgaagaggcatagcagcccttgctgcttttatatcctgtggggtgtggctccatgactcagcacttcctaggcctgcccctcccctgcttctgttgttcccacctctcctgcctacgaaacctagggtccagccaggcctgattgccattagccgggtctgcaggcatggcctggggggagaaagagtcaggggacggaggcctcgttatctcttccacctggcctgcttctggctcctggagctgagccagggaagccggtgctccagaggtaagtcctgacggcccttccccctcactttccaagtcactttctggcagcaggcccggctcgggggggggggcagagacacaacagccaccttgtttagcaatggacgttaagcaagccacaccacattttatgacttttttttcttggccatggttgttaagcgaatcacgggttttgttaagccaatctggcttcccacatttGGAAGCCAGCTGCAAAAGGGGTGCTAATCCCTACGACTGCCAGTCGTAAATGCGAGGATCGatttaagtaactttttttttagggCCGTTGGGGTTTGTGAGCATGACAGGCAGGCTCCACTacggttgtaattcgaggactaccagaGCTGTAGCGGAGCAACCGGGTTGTGCCCCAGGCGCACAatgaggatggaaggatgggcCGAAGAGAAACATTTCCCAAAGTGTACAATGATGAGAGGAAATTTGCCCTTTTAGaataacagaagagttggaagggtcctcggaggtcatctagtccaaccctccctgcCAGCCCAAGCAGGAGGACCCTACTACCCCATTTCACCCTTAAAAGCCACCAGTGGATACAAGGGCAGAAAATaaacttcatcatcatcatcatttaacctggacaactgaatggagctagcagagtgttttgctggccggatgcccttcctgttgccaatgcggaggtttttttcccccagcagatacattctcagcgtgcccagagagagagaaatacctgcctctacctaggatcgaactcacagcctcttgattATAAGGAGAGAGCTCCACCTGTAAGCCACCACACCTCTCAAACTTAATAGtaaattaataataacaacaaaacaacaatgataatatttatgtttttatgaaCCTGCGAGGGCTTCCAAAGGTCCAGGTAACACCTTTGTGTGTATTATGTGTGATAACCGGGTCATTTCCCGTCCCCAAGGACCCCAACTGACCGAAAGGACTGACCAGCATCTGGTATGGGGCCATTTCTGGACAGTGAGAGGCAGAGACCGAGCTTAGCAACCAAAGACAGCTTTATTTGGGgggacacacacacccacacaccccggAAGGTGGGAGGCTCTTACAGAGAGAATAACACAAACAAGACCCCCCAGCCTAAGCCCAGTGCCTCTCCCCCAAAGACTTCCAGCTCATTTCTAAAGGGAGAGTGACTGCAGAACTCCCTGCCACAAGCTGCCAACCATTCAGGGCGGGAATGCCctagttcttctccttctccttctccctctgccCCCCTGATCTCCCAAGATGGTGCCCAGCCTCTGCAGGCCCTGCGCTGTAGGATGACCGCATGGAGCCCAGTTCTAGCGCCAAGGCTCCAGTCCTCATGGTTGCAAACCGAGACCTTCGGAAGGTATTTTATAGTCGCGTGGCCTCGCCGACTTGGCTGGACATCGCGGTGCTTTCTGGAGgagctggactacaactcccatcctcCACCGGTACCTGGATGGCAGCTCTCCGGGGGGGTTCAAGGCCTGGTTGTGTTTTTTGCAGAGTTTTCGATGTTGGGGAAACGGGGAATTGGGTGGGTGGATAGCGGAGGGGTTCGGCCGATTCATCTTTGGAAAAAGGCCACTGGCTGAGttgacccccccctcctcctgaaccccattattttgggggggggcttatgGTGGAACAGATGGTCCAGTTCCATCCATTTTCTGCATCTACCAAAGCCATTCAGCAGCAAAGTCCAAGCAGTGGCCTTGTGACCACTTGGGGTGGGGGATCCCAGAGAAAAGACCCCCACCAAAGAGCCTCCGGGGgggaggacacacacacacacacatcaggaCCATTGCAGCAAGAAAGGATGAAACCCGCCCCCCTTAAAAACAGGCCAccgataataatgatgatgaccgTAGAGCCTTTTTGTTTCTAAACATAATTATTATGAATTTGCTGTTCCTGTCCaacctcctctcccccctccccccaaaaaaaaataatttacaatcTGGGGCTGCTCGGTTAAATTTGGATTTTCCAAAAGGGGTCCAGGCCGGTTTCCTTCTCTGCACCCCCCCTCAGCCCTTCTACCAGGACAAGCCCtacagaggggagggggggaatctcCCTGGGGccccctgcagcccccccccaatcCCCAGGGCTCTATCTTTGGGCAGGGGCTGGAATGACCCAAGGTAGGGGGGGAAACGTTCTCTCCCACGACTCAGGCACCCCTCCACCCCCACCTCCGTCTTCACCTTGGAAGCCCAAGCCAAGTGGGGGGAGGTTTTCTTCCTGGTCAGTTCTCCTAAATTCATTATTCCCCCCCAAACCAGCTTTTAATCTTTGCTAATCCCTCCCCAGTGCCcaaaaaatggactccccccacgattaaaacattatttctgaACCTTAGCGCCATTTtcagatggctggacttcaactcccagaattccccagccagctatgctggctggggaattccgggagttgaagtccagccatctgaAAATGGCCGAGGTTAAGAATTATTGGCTTAACACCACTAAATCTTCTTTTTAATCCCCACTTTTGGCCATTGATTAATCCTCTTTCTCCTCATTATTACGACTAATCCCCGTTATTAATGAATCTTTAAGGGGCCACAGGGGGCCTGCCAGGATAATCCCAGCTCCTGTTGGTTTATCGGAACGACACAGAATCTCTGGAGAGATCACACTTAGTcatcacacacacatagacaaatacacacacacacacactgcgcaCACCAAACACCGACCCACTGAGAAACCTTCGGCACGCGCAAAAAAGAAATTTTTCTTgcttgcaaaacaaaaaaaagaaaagaaaagaaaagaaaagggagcgGTTTGGTTTGGACGGTAAACAAACACACACCATCGTCCTGGGCCCTCCACGGCCCTCTTTAATTCCCAGGCTGGGAATCATGGGGCATGTTAGTCCACCAAATGGCGGCCCTCCCCTCGCCCCCCATCCCTCTCTCCCAGGTCGAGAAGGCTGTTTGTAGAACCAGGCATCCCGTCGCCCGTTGGCATTTTCGGTCGGGAACGTTCCCAACAGCCCTGCAAGGTAGGCCGGCTGGCCGGCAAAGGGTCTTTTAAGAGGCCTCCGTGTGGCGATTTAAGGCCTCGCGTGTGAATTTGCAGATGAGGTGGGGGGGTTTCTTTTGGCCActgggtgaagaaaaaaaaacaaactttttttaacTAGCCAGCATAAGGCAGGGGCTTATGGGGGCTCCCAAGCATGCAAAATTTGCACCCCACTTGGGCCTCCCGGATTTTTGGGGGGAAGGTGGAAGCTGGCAGAGGGCAAATTCCTGGATTTTTGCCACAGTGAACAAGGTCCCTGCTTGCAAAGCCTCCCCGAGAGGCCTGCAAACCCCATTTCCCCTTTCCCATCTGGCCCCCATCCACCCCCATCTCTACGACACAAAGAAACACCGAAAAGCCACAGGGAAGACGGGGGATCCCGCGCCGGCCCCCCAAAACAGACACCTCACAGAGAAACACAGCGGGACAGAGGACCCCAAACCCGGCCCCTTTCCTtggcaggagcagcagcagcccaAGGGGAAGGGCTCCTGCCCAGGGCCCGGGGTCCCAGCTAGACCAGAGCGTAGTCGAACTGGCCGCGCTCCAGCCCCTCCTTGTGGTCAGTCCAGGACGAGGCCGGCATGCGGCTGTAAGGGTCCAGCAAGATCCGGAAGCATCGCACCATCAGCATCACGAGGAAGATGAG
It encodes the following:
- the CTXN1 gene encoding cortexin-1 produces the protein MDDASTLDYELLSPGQAESVPGAPGMDAEQKTVFAFVIFLLIFLVMLMVRCFRILLDPYSRMPASSWTDHKEGLERGQFDYALV